AGAATCGCGGGCTCAATGGTGGGGCGTTTGGGTTCAACGGACCCATCACCATCGTGATCGAGGGTGGTCGCGTTCAGCGCAACCAGGCCACAGCCGTCGGCGGTGGTCTGTGGAAGGCGGGACAGACGGCCCTTACGGTCACGGGTACGGAGTTCATCGAGAACACGGCGGCCACACAGGGTGGCGGCCTGCAGTTGGTCGCCCCAGGCGCACCGGCCACATTGCGCGGACTACTGCTGCGCGGCAACACCGCGACGGGTGCGAGTGGCGGCGGCATCACTGCCGGTGTCAACACCACGATCGAAAACAGCACCTTTGTTGGCAACAGCGCACCAGCTGCCATCGGTGGAGGTGTGTTCTCGGCCTCCCTGGCCAACACCGTCATTCGCAACAGCACGTTCTCCGGCAACTCCGCGGTGACCGGCGGTGGCGTCGCGGCCACCGGTGCCGCCAGCATCATCAACAGCACGTTCGTGGGCAACACCGCCACCGACTACGGGGCCGGTATCGGCACCAACAACGCCGGCGCTTTGACCGTGACCAATCTCGTGCTCAGCAACAACCGCATCGGCCAGAACGCCGGAGATTGTGGGCGCGGAGGCACCAGCACGATTACCTCGTCCGGTGGCAACGTGAATGGCGACACCACCTGCACCACGTTCACGCAGGCCAGTGATCGTCGCAACGCCACCGTGGGTGTCAGTGCGAGTCTGGCCAACAACGGCGGCGGCACACTGACGCACGCCCTGCTGGAGGGCAGCGCCGCCATCAACGCCGGGGTCGCGAGCGCGTGCCCCGTCACCGACCAGCGCGGCTTCGCCCGCGTGGGAGCCTGCGACAGTGGAGCCTTCGAGTTCGGGGCCACCGCGCCGGCGGGGGCTCGGCTTACCGTCCGGCCGGGCAAGAAGTAGCGTAGGGGCATGAGCACCAGCCCACGCCATCACACGCTGTCACCAACGCGGGTGGCAGAACTCGAGGCCCTCTTTCATCAGGCCGTTCAGGTCACGGCCGAGTCGCGCGAAGCCTTCCTGTCGGAGGTGTCGAGTCGCGATCAGGACATGGCCGACGAGTTGCAGGCACTGCTGGCGCTGCACGACAGCGATGCGTCGTTCGATTCTTCAGGGTTGGGCGCGACCACGTCGTCGCCCAACCAGGAGGGCCTGCGACTCGGCCCCTGGGCGGTTGGCCGACGCATTGGTGCCGGTGGTATGGGCACGGTGCACGAAGGCGTGCGCGCTGATGATCAATATCGCCAGCGCGTGGCCATCAAGTTTCTCCGCCGCATCGCCGATGGCGATGCGGCGGCGCGTCGTTTCCGCACCGAGCGTCAGATTCTTGCCACACTGCAGCATCCACGCATTGCCGCGCTGCTCGACGGCGGTGTCACGCCGGATGGGCAGCCGTACTTCGTCATGGAGTACATCGACGGCGCACCCATCACGCTCTGGTGCGACAACCGGAAGGTGGATCTGGACACCCGGTTGCGACTCTTCCTCGAGGTGTGCGATGCCGTGCGTGCCGCCCACCGGCGGCTCATTGTGCATCGGGATCTCAAGCCCGGCAACATCCTCGTCACCGACGACGGGGCCGTCAAGCTGCTCGACTTCGGTATCGCACGCCTGCTGCACGCCAGCGACGAAGCAGACGAGCCGGATGCCCCACACACCGCGGTAGGTGCGCGCGTCTTCACGCCGGAGTACGCCGCCCCCGAGCAGATTCGTGGCGAGCCCGTTGGCACGGCCGCCGATGTCTATGCCTTGGGGGTGTTGCTGTTCGAACTCATTGCCGGTGCCCGTCCGATTTCGCTGCACGGTATGTCGCTGGCAGCCATGGAGCGTGCGGTCGAGAGTACACCCGCACCCCGCCTGAGCACGGCACTCACCGACGCCCGCGCCGCCACGCTTGGGGGTCGATCGGCCGATCGGCTGCGCCGCGCAGTGCATGGCGACATCGATGCCATCCTGGCCATGGCGCTGCGCAAGGAGCCGGATCGCCGGTACGCCACGGTCGACGCACTCATGGACGATGTGACGCGACACCTTGCCGGCCGGCCGGTGCGCGCACAAGCAGACAGTGTCGGATACCGACTCGGCAAGTTCGTTCGCCGTCGTCGCGTGGAGACCGCAGCGGCCGCGGTGACACTGGTATCGCTCGTTGGAGGCACGGCGGCGGCCCTGCAACAAGCGCGACGCGCTGGCGCCGAGGGCGCGCGCGCCACGGAAGTCCAGACCTTCCTCACGGAAATGCTCGGCGCCGCCAAGCCCGGACAGTTGGGCCCCGATGCACGGGTGCGTGACGTGCTCGACTCAGCCGCCGCGCGGCTTGATCGCGCACCCGCGTCGCCTGCGCTCGAAGCCGAGCTGCGGCACATCATCGGCGGCACCTATGTGTCGCTTGGCGAATATGCCACTGCCGACTCGCAGTACCTGCGCAGTCTGGCCGCATGGCAGCTTGCGGCACCCAAGGGTGACCCGCGTGCCGAACGTGTACTCCTCGATCTCGGTATCGCGCGCTGGGAAGAGGGCAACTATGTGTCCGCCGATTCCGTGCTGCAACGTGTCGACAGCCTGCATCGTCGGCGCACGGACGTCACGCCGCTCGATCGCGCCACGCTGCTTGATACGCGCGCACAAACCTTGGCGCGACTGGGTCGCAACGCCGAAGCCCGGCCGCTGTTCTACGAGTCGCTCGACATGCACCGGCGCTACTTCCCCGATGATGCGGAGGCGGCCATTCCCACCTGGGTATCGCTCGCCGTGGTGGAGAGTGACCTCGGCAATCACCAGATTGCTGACACCTTGCTGCAATCGGCCATTCGTCTGGCCAAGCGAGCCGGCGCCGCCAATGGCAGCAGCCTCCTGCCAATACTGGCGGTTCGAGCTGGTTTGCTCGAGCGCCTCGGACAGATGGATTCAGCCGGTGCCACGTACCGCGAAGTCATCCGCCTGCGCGAGCAATTGCTTGGTCCTGACCATCCCCTGCTCGCCATGTCCATGCTCAACTACGGTGATCACCTGCGGCGGCGCGAACAGTATCGCGAATCCACACGGTGGACCCGGCGTGTGCTGTCGCTACGAGGCAAGTCACTCGAGGATACGCACGTGGCTGTTGGCGCGGCCATGATGCACCTGGGCCTGTCTCTTGCGCATCTCGACTCGGCAGCGGCCGGCGAGCAATTGGTGCGTCAAGCACTGCAAGTGCGCACAGCAGCCCTGCCGCCGGGACACTGGATTCTCGCGTCCACGCGCAGCGCGCTTGGCGAGACGCTGGTACTGGGCGGCAAGTTCCGGGACGCCGAAGACCTGCTGCTGCCGGCGGAGCGTCAGTTGAGCGCCGAGCTTTCGCCGGACATCGAACCCGTGCAGGACGTCTGGCGGCGACTGGGCATGCTGTACACCGCGTGGGGACGTCCCGACGAGGCGGCCAAATGGGAGGCGCGGCGTCAGTCGGCCCGAAGCAAGGATCCATCGTGAGCCGGCGCGCTGTCCTGCTCGATCAGCCATTCATAGTAGCGCAGCGGCGTCCCGCGATAGACCACCGCGCCGCGTGAGATGAAGCCGCACGCTTCGTAGAAGCCGCCAGCGCCGGCTGGTGCATCCCACGCGTCAAGTCGGATGGATTGCGCGGGCCACTCCCGCACGATGGTCTTGGCATCGTCGAGCGCGTGTCGACCCACACCTTTGCGCTGATGGGCCACCGCCACCGCCATGTTCGTGAGATAGAGCGCCCGTGTTGCCGGCGTGAAGTGGGCGACGTCTATGGCCCACGGCTTCTTCTGCGCAAGGCGCAGGCAGCACACGATCCTCTTGGCTTCGACGCCGACACGAAGACGGGCGTGGCGCAAGGCGAGCGCAACGCCGCGTTCCGAAAACGGCCCACCCCATGGCCCATCGCCAAACTGCGCCACCAGCGCACCCGCCGCAGCGTTTTGCAGCGCAGCGATCTGCGGAACGTCTTCGAGCGTGGCATCACGGAACCGGAGCGACATGCGTGGAAAGGGCTTCGGGCGATCAGGCGTCGGATGTCTGCACAGACGTGGCCATCTGCACGAGGCGCAGCGTGGTGTTCCAGTTGCGCACAGTCAGCTCCTTGTACACCGGCATCTGCACCAGTCGACTCAAGCGGCTACTGGTTTCGCGCGCAATGAACCGCCGGTAGTACAGCGCATGCCGCCCGGCCGTGGCGACGTCCACCTCGGGATGAACTGGCACCTCGGCAAGCACGGCGGCGACATCCACACCGGGTCGCGCAAAGAGCACGTCGTACTTGAACTGCGTGCGATCGCTGCCAAATCCTTCTGGCGCGTCATCAAGCACCTCCTGCATTTCTGCGGCTGAACGCAGCACCAGTTTGGCCTGATAGTTGAACGAGGTGCTGAGCGCTTGTTCCAGCGTCTTTACCACAGTGGCATGACGGCCCGGCGCATCAAAGAGCACATTGCCGCTCTGGATGTACGTCGCCACGCCTGTGAATCCCAGCGCACTGACGCAGGCGCGCAGATCGGCCATGGGAATGATGTTGTTCCCGCCCACGTTGATGCCGCGAAGCAGGGCGACCCAGCGCATCACACCCGATCGAAATGTTTGGTGGCACAGGACTCGCAGAGCGCGTGCGTCACACTCACCTTGTGCTCCGAGAGATACTCCTCGATCCGTCGCCAATAGCCGTCGTCGTCACGCACCTTGTTGCACCAGGAGCACAGCGGGAGCATGGACGAAAGCTGGTGCACGTTCTCGAGCGCGAGTCGCAGTTCGATATTGCTCTGTCGCAGATAGGCCACGAGCACGCCAACAAACAGGGCGACCATGAAGAGGCTCACTTCCACGTCGCCCAGAATCTGCACTACGGCGCGGCTGCCGGCGTCCGGGTCCACTGCGGCCTGCGTGGCCAGTGCCGAGCGAACAGCATGGAAGATGCCCTGCAGGGCCAGCACGACCGCCGGGAATCGCATCACCACACGCAAGCGCTCCGGCCCACGCCACAGCGTGGCAGCAGCAACGAGCGAAAGGCCGCCCCAGAATACGCCGTTCAATACCGTGCGCCACCCGTTCAACGCAGCCACGGTTCCCACCAGCAGCAGCATCGCGAGATGCACGCCAACCAGCCCCGCCGCCCAGCGCAAAGAGAGTGCACGTTCGGTGCTGCGTACCGCCGCGACCAGCAGCGCCACGTGACCAGCCGTCACCATGAGCGTGGGCAGCATGCGCGGCACGACATCGGGTGGCAGACCGGCCCGCATGACGAACATGAGATCGGCGGCCGTCAGAACCCACGCCGCAACGATCCACGGTCGCAGCGACATGCCAGCCGCTTCGAGCCGCCAGTACTGGCTCATGACACCAGCCAGAATGAGCCCGATGATCAGGTTGACGAGATAGATGACCGTTTCCTGCGACATCGGACTCCGGATCCTGCGTGATCCAACTGGACAAGTGTGAGCCGACGCGCGTGGTCAGCGGTGAGGGCCGAGACGGAATGTACCGCGCGGCAACCGGAAGTTCAGCGGCGCTCGCTGAGCGCACCACTCGCGCGAATGCGTGTCCACATGGTGGCAAAGAACAGCAACATGCCTAGCGCCTGCACGATGCCGGCCGCGACCAGCGCCACACGCCATGGGAGGGCGGGAAGCGGCGCCAAGGTGATTTCGAGTGCAACCCGCAGCGCCGTTCCGCCCGCGATGCCCCACCAGGCCAGCGCAGCCAGGATCGGACGAAAGACCTGATCCTCAGGGCGCGGACGCGGAAACATCCACAGGGCAACGCCGGTGATCATGAGCATCACGAACCCCACCAGCAGCGCGTGCGTGTGCGCGCTCCGCAGTCGCATGGGCACAGCCGCGCCGAACTCGCGAGCGACCATGAGCCACACGCCCAGCCCCACACCAAGGGCGAGGAAGACGATGGCCGTGCGGAGGTAGCGGCGAACCAGAGCATTCATGGTCCAAGCACCCGCCACGCGATGTGTGCGAGCGCGCGCCACGGTGGGCTGTCGAACAACAGCACCTCTGCGGTCTGTTCGAGGATGACAAACAGCCCGCCCCAAAGCAGAACGGGATGCACCGCCCCGCGCACCACTCGGTCGTGCATCATGGCCAGCAAAATCCACACATCCGCGAGCACCAGCGCCAACCAGATCTCCGGACGTGGTACCCACGGAAGCCAATGACGAAACCGGAACCAGGCAGGCCAGATCACCACCAGCGTGGCCAGCAACATCCAGCGCGCGTGGGCCTCGGGCGTGCGGCGCGTGCGATACCCCGCCACCACCAGGCCAACGAACAACGCCCCGGAGGTGAACACGCCGAGCAGCGTGGAGATGGCGGAATCCCCACCGCCCTGCGCCAGATCCCGCCGCACCTGGGTCAGGCCGGCGGGAATCATGGTGACGGCAACCGCGAGTGCCAACGGCACCGCCACACGGCCTAACTGGCGGTGCCAACGCAGCCGGTGTGTGTGCACAAGGATGGGCTGCAGCGCGAACATGAGGACCCAACCCATGGCAAGCGCACCGTGCACATGCAGCGTCCATGACCCGGAAAACTCACCCCGACTTACCGGGACGAGGTAGGTCCCGCCGAAACCGAGCAGGGTTGCCAGTAAGGCCACCCCACCCATGATCAGAAACTGCGGGGTCCGGCCGGATCGGCCGCGCGTTGAGACGGCGCGCTCCATGGCACTCCCGAGATCGTGAACCCGCTACATGACGCGCGAAGGACTACCCAACCTCGGCTGCGGACCGGTGCGAAGCAAGCGTGTCACTCAGTCCCGATGCCAAAACGCCGGCGGTTCGATGCCCAGTGCACGCAGATACACGTAACCCTGCGCCCGATGATGCACTTCGTTGTCGATGGCGTAGGCGATGTGGCTCCACACCGGCCCGGTGAACTGCCCAAACACGGTCAGCGTTTCGGCGAACTTGTCGGACGGCACCTTCGCAAACCACGCGTCGAGCTCCGACGTGGCGGCATCCCAGGCGGCCAGCAGTTCGGCTTTGCTGGCCGGCACCACCTCGGCGTAGCTGGCCGGCTCACCCGACACGATCTCGCGCAACATGGGCACGGCAATAGCCAGCATTTCGCTGGCCAGCGCCGCAAACGGACGCATCCCGCCAACGCTGAAGCTGTGAAGCGACTCGTCAGGGAACGCCTCGATGACGCGGCGTGTGAGGCGGCGGTGACCCTGCCAGTGTGCGAGCAGGTCGGCAGGAAACAGCGCGGCAACGGTGGTGGACATGACAGGACCTCGGTGATGGGGAGTGAAACCGGGGAGGTCGAACTTCGGTGTTTATTCGGATCCTGTCAAGCCTTGCCGGCCAGGCATCAGCACCCGCCGGTCAACGGCAATGCGGTCCAGAAACCGCTCATCATGCGACGCCACCACCAGCGCCCCATCGAACTGCTGCAGGACGGATTCCAATGCCTCCAGACTGTCGAGATCGAGGTGATTGGTTGGCTCGTCCAGCAGCAGGAGACGTGGGGCGGGTACTCCCGGCACACCCAGCACACAGGCCAGCGCGGCCCGCATGCGTTCCCCGCCACTCAGCGCGTTGGCGGCGCGAAAAGCCATGTCGCGACGAAAGCCAAACCGGGCCAGCGCGCCACGCAGCGCGGTCTCGTCCGGCACCATGAACGCCCCACCGCGCATGGCCGCCATGTGCTGCATGGCTCGCAGCAGCGAACCGTGTCGCGACAGCACCGTTACCTGCTGATCGAGATAGACCACCTCCTCCACCGGGACGCCGCGATGCACGCGCAGCGCCCGCATGGGCGCGCGCTCACCAGACAGCACGCGCAGCAGGGTAGACTTGCCACTGCCGTTGGGCCCCAGCACCGCCACCCGCTCCGGACCACGCAACTCGAATGTGAACCCTGCCACCAGTTCCTCGGCGGGCTCGCCCACGCCCAGCGTGGCATCGTGCATCGCGAACACGAGCGTGCCAGCGGCCAGTTCGCTCGAGACCACGGGAAACGCCAGAGGCACCGCCTCCTCGAGCAGCGCCTGCGCCTCACGCACGCGTGCGGACGCTTCGTCGTTCTCCCGTTGGCGAATGCCTTGCAGACGTGCCCCGGTGCCCTCGCTGCGTTCCGCCTGCATACCCAGCAGAATCTTTGCCTGCCCGCCGCGGGCCCGGGCACGGCGTCCTGCGGCGTCGCGGCGATCCTGTCGTTCCTTGGCGGCCTGCTGGGCGCGCTCCACCTTGTCGCGGGCAGCCAGTGCACTGCTGAACTCCCGCTCTGCCGCCTCACGCTGCAACGCGCGCTCCGCACGATAGTGCGCGTAATTGCCACCATAGCGTCGCAGTGTGCCCCGCTCCACCGCCTCGATGCGATCCACGTGATCGAGCAACTGACGGTCATGCGTGGCCACGACCAGGGCCCGTGGCCACGTGCGCACCAGCGTGTACACCGCGTCGCGATGCGCCGCGTCGAGATCATTGGTGGGCTCATCGAGCACGAGCACGTCGGGCGCATCGAGCAGCAACGCCGCCAGGCGCATGCGTGTGGCCTCGCCACCACTCAAACTGGACCAGTGTCGATCGAGCCGAATGTGTCCCAGATCAAAAGAGTGCAGCAGCGCTTCAAGACGCTCGGCGAGATCCCACTCGGTGCCAATGCGCTGCACGTCCTCCGCCGAGCCCTCGCCCAACGCGCAACGCGCGAGCGCAGCCAGCACGTCGGCCTTGCCCAGACGCTGCGCGACCGTGTCGTCGGTGAATGGCGCGCCGAAGGCAGCAGTCGGCAGCGGTGTGGCCAACTGCGAAAGCACCGCCACTCGGCCGCGGCGCGTGACCTGCCCCGCATCGGGCTGCCGAGCGCCGCTCAACACGGCCAGCAGCGTGCTCTTGCCGGATCCGTTTGGTCCGATGAGGCCTACGCGCTCGCTGTCGAGCGCGAAGTGAATCTCGGCGAGAAGTGGAGTGCCGTCAGGCCGATGGCAGGAGACGGCCGTGGCAACGAGCCACGCGGACGATGGACGAGACATGGATTTCCCAGACAGTCGTTCGGGGCAGGGCATCGGAGTGATGCCTGCGAGTCGAAGTCGTGATCCGGGTGCTGTCCATGTGGCGCCTCACTGCTCGGGGAATACCGCCCACCGGCGCATGGGCGTGTTTCGCTCGTCGCGCAACACGCCACATGGGCCAGGGAAATTCAACGGTCCTGCTATGCTGCCAATCTACCTGCGGGTCGTGCGTGGC
This portion of the Gemmatimonas sp. UBA7669 genome encodes:
- a CDS encoding serine/threonine-protein kinase produces the protein MSTSPRHHTLSPTRVAELEALFHQAVQVTAESREAFLSEVSSRDQDMADELQALLALHDSDASFDSSGLGATTSSPNQEGLRLGPWAVGRRIGAGGMGTVHEGVRADDQYRQRVAIKFLRRIADGDAAARRFRTERQILATLQHPRIAALLDGGVTPDGQPYFVMEYIDGAPITLWCDNRKVDLDTRLRLFLEVCDAVRAAHRRLIVHRDLKPGNILVTDDGAVKLLDFGIARLLHASDEADEPDAPHTAVGARVFTPEYAAPEQIRGEPVGTAADVYALGVLLFELIAGARPISLHGMSLAAMERAVESTPAPRLSTALTDARAATLGGRSADRLRRAVHGDIDAILAMALRKEPDRRYATVDALMDDVTRHLAGRPVRAQADSVGYRLGKFVRRRRVETAAAAVTLVSLVGGTAAALQQARRAGAEGARATEVQTFLTEMLGAAKPGQLGPDARVRDVLDSAAARLDRAPASPALEAELRHIIGGTYVSLGEYATADSQYLRSLAAWQLAAPKGDPRAERVLLDLGIARWEEGNYVSADSVLQRVDSLHRRRTDVTPLDRATLLDTRAQTLARLGRNAEARPLFYESLDMHRRYFPDDAEAAIPTWVSLAVVESDLGNHQIADTLLQSAIRLAKRAGAANGSSLLPILAVRAGLLERLGQMDSAGATYREVIRLREQLLGPDHPLLAMSMLNYGDHLRRREQYRESTRWTRRVLSLRGKSLEDTHVAVGAAMMHLGLSLAHLDSAAAGEQLVRQALQVRTAALPPGHWILASTRSALGETLVLGGKFRDAEDLLLPAERQLSAELSPDIEPVQDVWRRLGMLYTAWGRPDEAAKWEARRQSARSKDPS
- a CDS encoding GNAT family N-acetyltransferase, which encodes MSLRFRDATLEDVPQIAALQNAAAGALVAQFGDGPWGGPFSERGVALALRHARLRVGVEAKRIVCCLRLAQKKPWAIDVAHFTPATRALYLTNMAVAVAHQRKGVGRHALDDAKTIVREWPAQSIRLDAWDAPAGAGGFYEACGFISRGAVVYRGTPLRYYEWLIEQDSAPAHDGSLLRAD
- a CDS encoding DUF1697 domain-containing protein, which translates into the protein MRWVALLRGINVGGNNIIPMADLRACVSALGFTGVATYIQSGNVLFDAPGRHATVVKTLEQALSTSFNYQAKLVLRSAAEMQEVLDDAPEGFGSDRTQFKYDVLFARPGVDVAAVLAEVPVHPEVDVATAGRHALYYRRFIARETSSRLSRLVQMPVYKELTVRNWNTTLRLVQMATSVQTSDA
- a CDS encoding cbb3-type cytochrome c oxidase subunit I, giving the protein MNALVRRYLRTAIVFLALGVGLGVWLMVAREFGAAVPMRLRSAHTHALLVGFVMLMITGVALWMFPRPRPEDQVFRPILAALAWWGIAGGTALRVALEITLAPLPALPWRVALVAAGIVQALGMLLFFATMWTRIRASGALSERR
- a CDS encoding DinB family protein, producing the protein MSTTVAALFPADLLAHWQGHRRLTRRVIEAFPDESLHSFSVGGMRPFAALASEMLAIAVPMLREIVSGEPASYAEVVPASKAELLAAWDAATSELDAWFAKVPSDKFAETLTVFGQFTGPVWSHIAYAIDNEVHHRAQGYVYLRALGIEPPAFWHRD
- a CDS encoding ABC-F family ATP-binding cassette domain-containing protein, whose translation is MSRPSSAWLVATAVSCHRPDGTPLLAEIHFALDSERVGLIGPNGSGKSTLLAVLSGARQPDAGQVTRRGRVAVLSQLATPLPTAAFGAPFTDDTVAQRLGKADVLAALARCALGEGSAEDVQRIGTEWDLAERLEALLHSFDLGHIRLDRHWSSLSGGEATRMRLAALLLDAPDVLVLDEPTNDLDAAHRDAVYTLVRTWPRALVVATHDRQLLDHVDRIEAVERGTLRRYGGNYAHYRAERALQREAAEREFSSALAARDKVERAQQAAKERQDRRDAAGRRARARGGQAKILLGMQAERSEGTGARLQGIRQRENDEASARVREAQALLEEAVPLAFPVVSSELAAGTLVFAMHDATLGVGEPAEELVAGFTFELRGPERVAVLGPNGSGKSTLLRVLSGERAPMRALRVHRGVPVEEVVYLDQQVTVLSRHGSLLRAMQHMAAMRGGAFMVPDETALRGALARFGFRRDMAFRAANALSGGERMRAALACVLGVPGVPAPRLLLLDEPTNHLDLDSLEALESVLQQFDGALVVASHDERFLDRIAVDRRVLMPGRQGLTGSE